The genomic DNA TTACTCTGATTTGCCAGAAcgcttctcttttttttctttgtctttttcttaGCCTTGACAGAGCCATCCCTCGATGGTGTTTGCGATaagggggaagaagctgtttGAGAAGTAACGAGTAAAGGCTCGGCTTTCTTATCTAGCTTCCGCTTATTCTTGCTCGGTGGTTTGTCCTCCGCGGCACTCAGTGCTCTAACGACAGGTGCCGGTTTGTTAGTTGCCAAGACTACCCCTCTCAGCTCATAAGCTAATTTCAACAGAGCCGCCTGCTCTCGGGCACGAGCACGTATGGATGCAGACGCTATTTATTAGTGAAGTCCATTTGGTAATGATACTTACCTTGGCATTCCATCTCAAACTCAAAACTACCCTCAGGCGCCCAGCCTTTACGTTCCACGCGCATGGTTGAGGCGGCCTTCTTTCTACCACATCTTATTCTCCAAGATTCTGCCctatcttctctccatccagATCTATCTGGGGTCCAAGAATTAACGCCAACGTCTTCCAATGACGGCAGAAGCTTCTCGAAGCTAGTGACGTCTGGTAAAGTCGACTTATGCTTGAGAGAACTGGCATTGATGGCGGTCTGAGCGTCGATATACAGTGCAATGAACGCTGCCTTTCGCCGAAGAAACAAACCTTTGCGAAATTCGCAGAGAGAATAAGCTGGAGTGCGTGGGAACCGATGTTTGAGAGGAAAAAGTGGCGCCAATGGCTTTGTATCGTTGACCTCGTCGGCGCTCTTCATCTGCCCGTAGGCTGGTACCTTACGCTTCTTGCCACCAGGAGCCGCTGGAAAgtcgtcatcatcgaaACAATCTTCGCTTTCTATCCGCAGATCACTGCCCATGAGTCTGTAGTTGTGTTGTATATGGAGACTATGTAGTAGTGGGAAGGTAGCAAAGGAAAGTTGGACAACGATACGCAAAGAATGAGTGAGTGTTCGTTGAGATCGCAGAACTGGCACCTTAAACGCATTCTCAGGAATTGATCCCGTCGACAGAAGTGTTATCGGGCCAAATTCGTGGCAGAAATGCGCGAGCGACGGCACGTATTAAATCCACAACAAATGATTGTTGATCGATGATAGCATGGCAGTAAATCCCGTTCCGCCGTGCTACCGTCTGTTACTATTTTCTAGTGATCTAGACTGAAAAACCAAGGCCAATTCCTTATTTTGTAGCCCAACCTATCGCATGGATTGCATTGCTGCGATGGTTTGAAACCGAAAGAAACAAAGTgcgaagaaaaaaaagatctgcagcaacaacaagcgACGAACGAAACAGCCAGGCAACAACCACCACAAACAATAATGACTCCCATTTCCTAATGAATTACTCTGGCGATATTCCATCCATCTGGGCAATTCCTGATTGTTTCAACCAACTATGCTAAGTATAACCAGTATTGGCTTTTCAAAGCTTGGCCTTGTTCTGATTATCAATCAGACCACATAAACCCTTTATCACATCCGATGCCTCTTGATCAATCCTTTCTATCAAGCTGGCACATGTTGGAATGTCATCGATAAGTCCGATGGCGATACCAGCCCTGGTCGTCAATATAGATATGGTTACATTCAAACTCACGACCATATCCCAGCATCATAATCCCCCGTCTCGTAAACTTTGCGTCCTCTGGCGCCAGCAACAAGCTCTCGAAGATCTTCAAATTTGGCGCCTTGGGGTCTTTTTTCCAATTCGACAACCCGAGTCGACACCGAATTACGATAGACTCGAGCAGTATTGCCCAGCGTACTACAATGCCATTTAGATCATCACATACGTTTAGCCTGCATACATACCGAAATATGTGGATAGTATCCTTCTCCGTCGAGCGTACTATTTTGTCTTTAATATTCTGATGAATGGGTGACTCAACGGTGCACATAAATCGGGTACCTAAAATCAGTTCTGATAGCCAGTGCGTGTACTTACCCATGTTGATTCCCTGACGTGCGGTCAGTCAACTCTTGAAGTCGTCACTGGATAGCAAAAAGACTTAGGACTCACAGCTGCCCCGAGGGATAAAGCGGCTGCTAGTCCACGCCCATCGGCAAATCCTCCGGATGCGATATATGGGATCGTAAGCTCTTTGGCTGCTTTCGCAAGCTATTTCGCAGCCGTTATCGCGGCATCATTAGAACTgcatttttatttttatttaGAAAGCCAACCCACCAAGACCAGGCCACCAatgtcttcctctccagGATGACCAGCACCTGAGCGTTAGATAGGCAATGACTTATGAACTTACATTCAAATCCGTCAATACTCAAAACATCCACGCCCATCTTCTGACCTGAAAAAGCATGCTTGATGTTTACACATTTGTGAATAATGAATCGCTTTGGAGTAGGACCCTTGGAATTATCTGCCTTATATGTCCTTATGTAGTCGATGAGAGGTTTGGCTGTCTATCAGTGATGCACGAAGTCATAGACTCACGATTATTGCCAGCCGTCTCGAAGATGTCGattccttcctccagaGCAGCCCTGGTATAACCCGCACTGATTCTTGTCAGTGGCAGCTCCTCCGATGCACTTACTAATCGGGAGGGTTGATcgacggaagaagggtaatATTTACCCCCTGTGGACGCATTGGACACAATGAGCCAGAAGGCCAACATCGTACCTCTGATAAACCAACTCACAAACTTCCCCTCTCTGTCACCCAATAGGCGCCTTGTCTCCTTGATGGCCTCTCTTAGATCTTCTGGGCTCGGTTGAGTCAAAGCCGTAAGCATGCCCAGCCCCCCGGCACGCGCTACTGCAGCAGCCAATGGCGGAGTACCGACCCATTGCATTCCTGTATACCATCAATCGCGGAACATATTCATATTGCTGTGGTTCTAGCTTACCACCTTGCACAATTGGGTACTATTTAATTGTCAGTCAGTCGCGACCTAAAATTATAGTCCATCTTACCTTGATACCTAACAGACGCGTGAACTCTGTGACTATGGGCATTGCCGCTAATCGCTCTGTGTTGTCGATTTCCGTCTAAATGCTGACTTCTAGTTTAGCACCACCTATAGTAGTCAAGCGTGGTCAATGTATATGGGTAGAGTGAATGGTGCAGCTGTATTGTACATTATACATGGGATCAGCGCTCGTATCAATAAGTATTTATATACTCGCACCGCTCGGAAGATGTTGCTTGTAACCAGTCCCCGGATATCGCCGGGTGTGTTAACCGGAGAATGGTGACGACGAAAAAGTCTGTCCAAGTGTCCGTTCGTCGGTTGCATATATACACTTTTTTGTGGAATATCACTTACTTATACAACCTATAGTAGTACTTTTATTGCATTACCACGATCATGCGACGAAGTGGTCTTCTAGTAATGATGGTAGTAGAATTGGTATCCCCATGTACTGGTAAAGCTAAAGCTATACTTGTCTAGATGCTCCTGGTTGGAGGAATGATAACCGACCGGTGGTAGGTACTGACTACAGTCTAATGGGCAAGTGATTGGTGAGATCCAAGAACTTGGACAGACTGAACACCAGAACAGGAGACTACGACGATGATAACTTCCTGCGATTCATGCACACAGAAAATGTCGGTATCTTGTATAATACGAGTAGTCTGTCcaaaaaaagcaaaaaaacATGTCTGATCAAAACTCTCACACACTGTCACTATTAACATCGTTATCCATATATTTGTAATGAAGACGCTAATAACCCATATCGAAGATGTTCACAGACAGTTCCGTTCATTGTAGGCCCTTTGATCCACGTTAAAGCTACATATTGTATTCGCCTTATGTGAAGCATTCCATAAATCGATCCGATTAACCTAACGCTAAAACAGCTTTTCGTTTACGAACAGAGAGGCTCAACAGCTGAAGATAGGTTGTCAGCTTTGTATTGTAAGTTACAGTGCATTTACTGACATATTTCACCAGCTCATAGATACGTCGCTGGGCTACAAACATGAAAGCAGCCGTGAGAACCGATTGAAGGAGCTTGAGTGTCAGCCCAGCGTACAGGCCTGGAAAACGTCAAAGACATGTAAGTTTCTAAAAAAAGTCTGATGATTTCTCTTTGACCTACCGGAGACTCCTTCGGCTCGTAGAATGTGCAAAATTGCTCTTAAAGAAGACTTGTATTGGTGGGTGGCAGCTTGCTAGAGTTCACGTAAGCAGTATCCATGATAACGTATTATCCAAGCTATACAGGAGCTTGTGACACATACAAGACGGGACTTGACC from Cryptococcus neoformans var. neoformans JEC21 chromosome 7 sequence includes the following:
- a CDS encoding expressed protein produces the protein MGSDLRIESEDCFDDDDFPAAPGGKKRKVPAYGQMKSADEVNDTKPLAPLFPLKHRFPRTPAYSLCEFRKGLFLRRKAAFIALYIDAQTAINASSLKHKSTLPDVTSFEKLLPSLEDVGVNSWTPDRSGWREDRAESWRIRCGRKKAASTMRVERKGWAPEGSFEFEMECQASASIRARAREQAALLKLAYELRGVVLATNKPAPVVRALSAAEDKPPSKNKRKLDKKAEPLLVTSQTASSPLSQTPSRDGSVKAKKKTKKKKRSVLANQSNPHHVDNYRPSRTVSPHRDPYEPWPNHFDLISPPSMRFLATRPQRATVPLPGAPQRRVVVRPSEEDYICCFCEYDLYYGSEKARKRAIRRRRRELKRKDAIKAKAKNVAEGRGVLKDDSEDDEEDDECDDDGHGQCTCGRAIPQTKPLESDAG
- a CDS encoding expressed protein, coding for MGSDLRIESEDCFDDDDFPAAPGGKKRKVPAYGQMKSADEVNDTKPLAPLFPLKHRFPRTPAYSLCEFRKGLFLRRKAAFIALYIDAQTAINASSLKHKSTLPDVTSFEKLLPSLEDVGVNSWTPDRSGWREDRAESWRIRCGRKKAASTMRVERKGWAPEGSFEFEMECQASASIRARAREQAALLKLAYELRGVVLATNKPAPVVRALSAAEDKPPSKNKRKLDKKAEPLLVTSQTASSPLSQTPSRDGSVKAKKKTKKKKRSVLANQSNPHHVDNYRPSRTVSPHRDPYEPWPNHFDLISPPSMRFLATRPQRATVPLPGAPQRRVVVRPSEEDYICCFCEYDLYYGSEKARKRAIRRRRRELKRKDAIKAKAKNVAEGRGVLKDDSEDDEEDDECDDDGHGQYQALRE
- a CDS encoding expressed protein: MMTTFQRLLVARSPLAPLFPLKHRFPRTPAYSLCEFRKGLFLRRKAAFIALYIDAQTAINASSLKHKSTLPDVTSFEKLLPSLEDVGVNSWTPDRSGWREDRAESWRIRCGRKKAASTMRVERKGWAPEGSFEFEMECQASASIRARAREQAALLKLAYELRGVVLATNKPAPVVRALSAAEDKPPSKNKRKLDKKAEPLLVTSQTASSPLSQTPSRDGSVKAKKKTKKKKRSVLANQSNPHHVDNYRPSRTVSPHRDPYEPWPNHFDLISPPSMRFLATRPQRATVPLPGAPQRRVVVRPSEEDYICCFCEYDLYYGSEKARKRAIRRRRRELKRKDAIKAKAKNVAEGRGVLKDDSEDDEEDDECDDDGHGQCTCGRAIPQTKPLESDAG
- a CDS encoding 2-nitropropane dioxygenase, putative, yielding MPIVTEFTRLLGIKYPIVQGGMQWVGTPPLAAAVARAGGLGMLTALTQPSPEDLREAIKETRRLLGDREGKFGVNITLLPSINPPDYAGYTRAALEEGIDIFETAGNNPKPLIDYIRTYKADNSKGPTPKRFIIHKCVNIKHAFSGQKMGVDVLSIDGFECAGHPGEEDIGGLVLLAKAAKELTIPYIASGGFADGRGLAAALSLGAAGINMGKYTHWLSELILGTRFMCTVESPIHQNIKDKIVRSTEKDTIHIFRTLGNTARVYRNSVSTRVVELEKRPQGAKFEDLRELVAGARGRKVYETGDYDAGICLIERIDQEASDVIKGLCGLIDNQNKAKL
- a CDS encoding 2-nitropropane dioxygenase, putative gives rise to the protein MPIVTEFTRLLGIKYPIVQGGMQWVGTPPLAAAVARAGGLGMLTALTQPSPEDLREAIKETRRLLGDREGKFGVNITLLPSINPPDYAGYTRAALEEGIDIFETAGNNPKPLIDYIRTYKADNSKGPTPKRFIIHKCVNIKHAFSGQKMGVDVLSIDGFECAGHPGEEDIGGLVLLAKAAKELTIPYIASGGFADGRGLAAALSLGAAGINMGKYTHWLSELILGTRFMCTVESPIHQNIKDKIVRSTEKDTIHIFRTLGNTARVYRNSVSTRVVELEKRPQGAKFEDLRELVAGARGRKVYETGDYDAGIWSAGIAIGLIDDIPTCASLIERIDQEASDVIKGLCGLIDNQNKAKL
- a CDS encoding 2-nitropropane dioxygenase, putative, which produces MPIVTEFTRLLGIKYPIVQGGMQWVGTPPLAAAVARAGGLGMLTALTQPSPEDLREAIKETRRLLGDREGKFGVNITLLPSINPPDYAGYTRAALEEGIDIFETAGNNPKPLIDYIRTYKADNSKGPTPKRFIIHKCVNIKHAFSGQKMGVDVLSIDGFECAGHPGEEDIGGLVLLAKAAKELTIPYIASGGFADGRGLAAALSLGAAGINMGKYTHWLSELILGTRFMCTVESPIHQNIKDKIVRSTEKDTIHIFRYVCRLNVCDDLNGIVVRWAILLESIVIRCRLGLSNWKKDPKAPNLKIFESLLLAPEDAKFTRRGIMMLGYGRLVSPSDLSMTFQHVPA